A portion of the Dehalococcoidales bacterium genome contains these proteins:
- a CDS encoding Com family DNA-binding transcriptional regulator yields the protein MKEANEVSKDNGKLPPDLNPKVKSLRCANCNRFLAYYAIVEGSIAIKCKRCGHWTALDATYLKVKTP from the coding sequence GTGAAAGAAGCAAATGAGGTCTCGAAGGATAACGGAAAACTCCCTCCGGACCTGAACCCCAAAGTAAAGAGCCTGCGGTGTGCAAACTGCAACCGATTTCTGGCGTACTATGCCATTGTGGAAGGCTCGATCGCCATTAAGTGCAAGCGCTGCGGTCATTGGACCGCTCTCGATGCTACTTATCTAAAAGTAAAAACCCCTTGA